From a region of the Nitrospira sp. genome:
- a CDS encoding PqqD family protein: MSDASHAPALPIAPNHLGSQEMLNRIILRPSSDVQGTNMDDETVLLDLSTGRYYTLNRLGSVIWEQCTGGNTIGNIHAVLCDRFDVAPDRALDDLVTLVTQMIEEGLLQQERR; this comes from the coding sequence ATGTCAGACGCCTCACATGCGCCCGCACTTCCTATCGCGCCCAATCACCTCGGCAGTCAGGAAATGCTTAATCGAATCATTCTCCGGCCCAGCAGCGATGTGCAAGGTACGAACATGGACGACGAGACAGTGCTGTTGGATCTGAGTACCGGCCGGTACTACACGTTAAACCGGCTAGGTAGCGTCATTTGGGAGCAATGTACTGGCGGCAACACAATCGGCAACATCCATGCGGTCCTTTGTGACCGTTTTGATGTCGCTCCAGATCGGGCCCTTGATGATCTCGTCACTCTGGTAACCCAGATGATCGAGGAAGGGCTACTTCAACAAGAAAGGAGGTGA
- a CDS encoding alkaline phosphatase D family protein — translation MRRFFLLGGFLALVALSVGCAAFTRETIRSSSSFEEKSFLASDLLPQGLAVGDVSSHGALLWLRTDGPASIQVEWAPVSMWERASKLASVVALASRTTYVTTTAEADYTLTIPLDGLSPSTRYRYHILSGSADQTGKQLAGKLAARGEFLTLPDEKTSAPVTFAWSGDLGGQGRCRQGAGGYPIFDVIQRQEIDFFLFLGDTVYGDNPCPSPPNEPGADFKATTLQTYRVRHRYQRGAAALQRFLRTVPVYVVWDDHEVRDNFSGPFDEQMPGGRQALREYWPIASPDDDPNRMYRSIRYGADLELFILDTRQYRSRNEDQDGPSKTMLGTAQLRWLLDGFRASTATWKVIVTSVPLSVVKGGVGNDGWGGEPNGTGFERERQVIVDAILGHKIKNVVFLAGDVHWVQANAYDPDQDGIIDFHEYMVGPLSARPGRMTAASETLHPRRLINESGYQNFGLIRVTKNTFEVTVVDEAGEKRFFHVVEARP, via the coding sequence ATGCGCAGGTTCTTCCTGTTGGGTGGTTTTCTCGCTCTTGTCGCTCTGTCCGTCGGCTGTGCTGCCTTCACCAGGGAGACTATTCGGTCGAGTAGCTCATTTGAGGAGAAATCCTTCCTAGCATCGGATCTCTTGCCCCAAGGTCTGGCTGTTGGTGATGTCAGCTCACACGGGGCTTTACTCTGGCTGCGTACTGATGGGCCGGCATCGATTCAGGTTGAGTGGGCACCAGTCTCCATGTGGGAACGGGCTTCGAAACTGGCGTCGGTAGTGGCTCTCGCATCGAGGACGACATACGTGACGACGACCGCGGAAGCGGATTACACGCTGACCATCCCTCTTGACGGTCTAAGCCCTTCGACACGCTATCGTTATCATATTTTGAGCGGTTCAGCCGACCAGACCGGAAAGCAGCTGGCGGGGAAGCTTGCAGCAAGGGGAGAATTTCTCACCCTGCCGGATGAGAAGACCTCCGCGCCCGTGACGTTTGCCTGGAGCGGAGACCTTGGTGGCCAAGGACGATGCCGCCAAGGAGCAGGTGGCTATCCTATCTTTGACGTCATCCAGCGACAGGAGATCGACTTCTTTCTATTCCTCGGTGATACCGTCTATGGCGATAATCCTTGCCCCTCGCCGCCAAACGAGCCCGGAGCCGATTTCAAAGCCACGACGCTGCAGACCTATCGAGTGCGCCATCGCTATCAACGCGGCGCCGCGGCGCTCCAGCGATTTTTGAGGACGGTGCCTGTTTATGTGGTCTGGGATGACCATGAGGTTCGTGACAATTTCTCAGGCCCGTTTGATGAGCAAATGCCCGGTGGTCGGCAGGCGCTTCGGGAATACTGGCCCATCGCTTCTCCCGATGATGATCCGAATCGGATGTATCGCAGCATTCGCTACGGGGCCGATCTTGAGCTCTTTATTCTGGACACGCGACAGTATCGGAGCCGGAACGAGGATCAAGACGGTCCTTCTAAAACAATGCTCGGGACTGCGCAATTGCGATGGCTGCTCGACGGATTCCGTGCGTCCACGGCAACTTGGAAAGTCATTGTGACCTCTGTTCCGCTGTCGGTGGTGAAAGGTGGTGTGGGCAACGATGGGTGGGGCGGTGAACCGAACGGCACCGGCTTTGAGCGCGAACGGCAGGTGATTGTCGACGCAATTCTTGGACACAAGATCAAGAACGTTGTGTTCCTTGCGGGGGATGTGCATTGGGTACAGGCCAATGCCTATGATCCTGATCAGGACGGTATCATTGATTTTCACGAGTATATGGTTGGACCTCTCTCGGCCCGGCCTGGAAGGATGACTGCGGCCAGTGAGACGCTGCATCCAAGGCGGCTGATCAACGAATCGGGATACCAGAACTTCGGCCTGATCCGTGTCACGAAGAACACGTTCGAAGTGACGGTGGTGGACGAGGCAGGCGAGAAGCGATTTTTTCACGTCGTGGAGGCTCGTCCGTAG
- a CDS encoding GNAT family N-acetyltransferase yields MTHTIRRATLHELDQLIPLFDAYRQFYGQQSDIMVAREYLSNRLVRDESVVLIAEDRAGSAVGFVQLYPTFSSILAARMYLLSDMFVASHVRRRGIGTLLLKSAVDTVRAAGAVRVELATAITNTSARRLYEALGWQRDKFYQYGLSL; encoded by the coding sequence ATGACCCATACCATTCGCCGAGCCACGCTTCACGAACTTGACCAACTCATTCCACTATTTGACGCCTACCGTCAGTTCTACGGGCAGCAGTCGGATATTATGGTCGCCCGTGAATATTTGAGTAATCGTCTCGTTCGCGATGAATCGGTAGTCCTCATAGCCGAAGACCGCGCTGGGAGTGCAGTTGGCTTTGTCCAGCTCTACCCGACCTTTTCATCGATCCTCGCAGCCAGGATGTATCTGCTCAGCGACATGTTCGTTGCATCTCATGTACGGCGAAGAGGCATCGGGACTTTGTTGCTCAAATCAGCTGTCGATACTGTTCGTGCTGCTGGAGCGGTTCGTGTGGAACTGGCGACAGCCATCACGAATACTTCGGCGCGACGGCTCTATGAGGCGTTAGGGTGGCAGCGGGACAAATTCTATCAGTACGGCCTATCGCTGTAG
- a CDS encoding nuclear transport factor 2 family protein, which produces MLKQRIEDVTKANQKFYEAFESLDIGKMDEVWTHQEYVTCIHPGWTIRSGWPAVRDSWVLIFNNTFSMKFELTDVMVQVAGDMAWVICVENLTTQQSDEPQQAKVLATNLYELIGNEWLMIHHHGSPVMG; this is translated from the coding sequence GTGTTGAAACAACGCATCGAAGACGTCACTAAAGCCAACCAGAAATTCTACGAAGCCTTTGAGAGTCTTGACATTGGGAAGATGGACGAGGTCTGGACGCATCAAGAATATGTCACCTGTATTCACCCGGGCTGGACCATTCGTTCCGGGTGGCCTGCCGTGCGTGATTCCTGGGTGCTGATCTTCAACAATACCTTCTCGATGAAGTTCGAACTCACCGATGTCATGGTTCAGGTGGCAGGTGATATGGCATGGGTTATCTGTGTCGAGAATCTCACGACGCAACAGTCCGATGAACCGCAACAAGCCAAGGTGCTAGCCACGAACCTCTACGAGCTCATCGGTAACGAGTGGCTGATGATTCATCATCACGGGTCGCCGGTGATGGGGTGA
- a CDS encoding response regulator transcription factor, with amino-acid sequence MSCLRVLLVEDHALVRAGMRALLQKINGLEVISDVGDGWEAVKSVQTDAPDLVLMDIAMPGLNGLDATSRIVKESPNTRVILLSMHANEEYLQQALQVGASGYLLKGAELAELELAIRTVGKGERYLTPAVAKYAIEAYRGKSEGPSGPLAKLSMRQREILQLIAEGRTTKEIANYLNLSVKTVETHRSQLMERLEIHDVPGLVRFAIRVGLIQPYS; translated from the coding sequence ATGAGTTGCCTCCGGGTGCTTCTGGTGGAAGATCATGCGTTGGTGAGAGCCGGGATGCGGGCTCTCCTGCAAAAAATCAACGGCCTCGAAGTCATCTCGGATGTGGGAGATGGATGGGAAGCTGTCAAATCCGTGCAAACGGATGCTCCCGATCTCGTACTCATGGACATTGCGATGCCGGGATTAAACGGGCTTGATGCCACATCGAGGATCGTCAAGGAATCCCCGAACACGCGGGTGATTCTGCTGTCGATGCATGCCAACGAAGAGTACCTCCAGCAAGCCTTGCAGGTGGGTGCGTCCGGTTATCTATTGAAAGGTGCGGAACTGGCTGAACTCGAGTTGGCCATCAGGACGGTGGGTAAAGGTGAGAGATACCTCACTCCTGCCGTTGCCAAGTATGCGATCGAAGCGTATCGGGGAAAGTCCGAAGGGCCATCCGGTCCGCTGGCCAAGCTCAGCATGCGTCAGCGCGAAATCCTGCAACTCATTGCGGAAGGCCGCACGACAAAAGAAATCGCCAACTATCTCAATTTGAGCGTCAAAACGGTCGAAACCCATCGATCGCAGCTGATGGAGCGGCTCGAAATTCACGATGTGCCTGGGCTCGTCCGTTTTGCTATCCGTGTCGGGCTCATCCAGCCCTACTCTTAG
- a CDS encoding PAS domain S-box protein, with product MSTNYARVLIPLILVGTFLVDMFMPWGYAAWVVGDAFAVLLALWIEWPSAPYIVAGIGTVLLQIGYTLSPPGIPQDIATFNRVLGMALLWITAGLVARARRAKLDDATRRLGAIVESSSDAILSVTPDGFVTTWNAGAEGIFGYTASEMIGRSILTLVPADLHQDKVRLLASVRGAQNIHTYDAVRLTKDGRRIDVSVTLSPLKDTVGQFVGVSKVIRDISERKRAETLLQQAHASMEIRVHERTFELSNANHSLRELSSRLMQVQEEERSRLARDLHDEIGQLLTALKIDLQEIQSRGPGEVRSGSLTDSLQLLDRLLTQVRTLALDLRPSLLDDLGLVPALRWYANRQAERNGWVLAFSVEGMVGRVPVPLEVACFRVVQEAMTNISKYARARTIDLTLRRQDQEVILIIQDDGVGFDVMLARQRARGGESMGLLGMEERVRLAGGTLAISSTPDHGTRLQLCFPLAQHDQANQHGQVEVMSP from the coding sequence ATGAGCACTAACTACGCCCGAGTCCTGATTCCGCTAATCCTCGTCGGGACCTTCCTTGTCGACATGTTCATGCCATGGGGGTATGCGGCGTGGGTTGTTGGGGATGCTTTCGCTGTGCTGTTGGCGCTCTGGATCGAATGGCCGAGTGCTCCCTACATTGTCGCGGGCATCGGGACCGTACTCCTGCAAATTGGATACACGTTGTCTCCTCCGGGGATCCCGCAAGACATCGCGACCTTCAATCGTGTTTTGGGCATGGCTCTCCTCTGGATTACGGCGGGGCTGGTGGCGCGAGCGAGAAGGGCAAAACTCGACGACGCAACCAGGCGGCTGGGGGCTATCGTGGAGAGCAGCAGTGATGCCATCCTCAGTGTCACACCCGATGGATTCGTGACCACATGGAATGCAGGTGCCGAGGGTATCTTCGGATATACCGCCAGCGAGATGATCGGTCGTTCGATTCTGACACTTGTTCCAGCCGATCTTCATCAGGACAAAGTCCGGTTGCTGGCCTCAGTGCGGGGAGCCCAGAATATTCATACCTATGATGCAGTCCGGTTGACCAAGGATGGCCGCCGTATCGATGTGTCGGTGACATTATCGCCGCTCAAGGACACAGTCGGTCAGTTTGTGGGTGTGTCGAAAGTCATTCGGGATATCAGCGAGCGGAAGCGGGCGGAGACACTCCTCCAACAAGCGCATGCCTCAATGGAGATACGAGTTCATGAGCGAACCTTCGAATTGAGCAATGCCAACCATTCCCTGCGGGAACTTTCCAGCCGGCTTATGCAGGTGCAGGAGGAGGAGCGAAGCCGGCTCGCACGTGACCTGCACGACGAAATCGGACAGTTGCTCACTGCACTGAAAATCGATCTGCAGGAAATCCAGAGTCGTGGGCCCGGAGAGGTCCGTTCAGGTTCTCTCACGGATAGTCTTCAGTTGCTGGACCGGCTGTTGACTCAAGTGCGGACCTTGGCGCTGGATCTACGACCGTCACTCCTCGATGATTTGGGCTTGGTTCCCGCGCTTCGATGGTATGCGAACCGGCAGGCAGAGCGTAATGGATGGGTTCTTGCTTTCTCCGTTGAAGGAATGGTCGGGCGGGTCCCGGTTCCCCTGGAAGTCGCCTGTTTTCGAGTCGTGCAGGAGGCGATGACCAATATCTCGAAGTATGCGAGAGCGAGGACCATCGACCTTACGCTGCGTCGGCAAGATCAAGAAGTCATCCTCATTATCCAAGACGACGGGGTAGGATTTGACGTGATGTTGGCGCGGCAACGTGCCCGTGGAGGGGAAAGCATGGGGTTGCTCGGCATGGAAGAGCGTGTGCGATTGGCGGGTGGCACCTTGGCGATTTCGTCAACGCCCGATCATGGGACCAGACTCCAACTCTGTTTCCCGCTCGCCCAGCACGATCAGGCTAATCAGCATGGACAGGTTGAGGTGATGTCACCATGA
- a CDS encoding DMT family transporter, whose amino-acid sequence MSQPSTSMAYGSVVLAAVLWGGSIVAQKMALGSFSAVEASVLRDIGGLAILLATWWAKEGGAIKISRGDIGLLGLLGLGVLGNHLLILMGLNYVSGAVGGVIIGSSPVVTALLSAMLIRDVPLRALWAGALLSFAGVGLVSVAGFQAAGERPLLGSTLVFLGVVSWALYSIGSRTIMERISALTVNWTTLMVATVLQIPLLWADQKMMTAGLGSVTTSDWLALGYLIVFATAVAQQAWLFGVKGIGPSRASVLGNLTPVAAVGLSALILKESVGLIEFIGIGLILAGVYVVNRQTAELNS is encoded by the coding sequence ATGAGTCAGCCATCCACCTCCATGGCCTATGGGTCCGTTGTCCTTGCGGCGGTTCTGTGGGGCGGTTCGATCGTGGCGCAGAAGATGGCTTTGGGGTCGTTTTCGGCGGTCGAAGCCTCGGTTCTACGCGATATCGGAGGATTGGCCATTCTGCTGGCAACGTGGTGGGCGAAAGAAGGCGGCGCGATCAAGATAAGCCGCGGCGACATCGGCTTACTCGGCCTTTTAGGTCTTGGCGTGTTGGGAAATCATCTGCTCATTCTCATGGGGTTGAACTACGTCAGTGGCGCGGTCGGTGGAGTGATCATCGGGTCGAGCCCGGTCGTCACCGCTCTGCTCTCGGCTATGTTGATTCGGGATGTACCGTTGCGGGCGCTCTGGGCCGGCGCACTGCTCTCCTTCGCGGGTGTCGGATTGGTTTCCGTGGCAGGTTTCCAAGCGGCCGGCGAGCGACCGCTACTGGGGAGTACGTTGGTCTTTCTTGGGGTCGTGAGTTGGGCGCTCTATAGTATCGGCAGCCGCACTATCATGGAACGGATTTCGGCGTTGACCGTGAATTGGACCACGTTGATGGTCGCGACAGTCTTGCAGATCCCACTGCTATGGGCAGATCAAAAAATGATGACTGCCGGTCTCGGTTCGGTGACGACGTCCGACTGGCTCGCATTGGGGTATCTTATTGTCTTTGCCACGGCCGTGGCGCAGCAGGCCTGGCTGTTCGGTGTCAAGGGTATCGGTCCCTCTCGAGCCTCGGTTCTGGGCAATCTGACCCCCGTCGCGGCAGTGGGGCTGTCCGCGCTAATCTTAAAAGAATCAGTGGGTTTGATTGAATTTATCGGTATTGGCCTCATCCTGGCCGGTGTTTATGTCGTCAATCGTCAAACAGCCGAGCTAAACAGCTAA
- a CDS encoding YciI family protein: protein MKYLCLVYVEEKILNALPKPERQALSDESIAYCGELQKLGRFIAASPLHPVETATTIRVREGKTSTTDGPFAETKEQLGGFFMIDVKDLNDALRAASKIPAARIGSIEVRPMRELEHGCAD from the coding sequence ATGAAATACCTCTGTCTCGTCTACGTTGAAGAGAAGATCCTCAACGCCCTGCCGAAGCCCGAACGGCAAGCGCTCTCGGACGAATCGATCGCCTATTGTGGGGAATTGCAGAAGCTCGGCCGGTTTATCGCCGCCTCCCCACTCCATCCGGTGGAAACTGCGACGACGATCCGAGTCCGCGAGGGAAAGACCTCGACCACCGATGGACCATTTGCCGAAACCAAGGAGCAGCTGGGTGGGTTCTTCATGATCGACGTGAAGGATCTGAACGATGCCCTCCGCGCCGCCTCGAAAATCCCGGCCGCCCGCATCGGCAGCATTGAAGTGCGACCAATGCGCGAGCTGGAACACGGCTGCGCCGACTGA
- a CDS encoding RNA polymerase sigma factor, with amino-acid sequence MSDDRSKRAQARVDEVYRSDSRQVLATLIRLLGDFDAAEEALHEAFAAAMEQWPRDGVPGNPRAWLVSTGRFKAIDGMRRRARYDASLNEMAKQIETATGDPLEQEDEHIEDDRLRLIFTCCHPALKPEAQMALTLREVCGLTTEEIARAFLSTPSTLAQRIVRAKAKIRDARIPYEVPPPSDFPDRLDMVLHVVYLVFNEGYSASFGPSLTRADLSGEAIRLGRLLLQLLPEPEVMGLLALMLLHESRRTARTSTTGDLVLLEQQDRSLWNRGHIQEGVTLIERALVSRRFGPYTLQAAIAAVHAEAPGTIETDWAQIVALYDLLLRVEPSPIVELNRAVAVAMRDGPENGLELVDELLARGELANYHLAHAARADLCRRLGKNAESRASYEKALALTKQEPERRFLEKRLAELGVKSTEQK; translated from the coding sequence ATGAGTGACGATCGTAGCAAGCGGGCACAGGCGAGGGTCGATGAAGTGTATCGATCTGACTCCCGCCAAGTCCTGGCAACTTTGATCCGCTTGCTAGGCGATTTTGACGCAGCGGAGGAGGCGCTCCATGAAGCCTTTGCCGCGGCGATGGAACAATGGCCGCGTGACGGGGTCCCGGGCAACCCCCGAGCCTGGCTTGTCTCCACCGGCCGCTTCAAGGCGATCGATGGCATGCGACGGCGCGCCCGTTACGACGCATCTCTGAATGAAATGGCCAAACAGATCGAGACCGCGACCGGCGATCCACTGGAGCAGGAGGACGAACATATCGAAGACGACCGTCTCCGGCTGATCTTCACCTGCTGCCACCCTGCTCTCAAACCGGAAGCACAGATGGCGTTGACGCTCCGCGAGGTCTGCGGCCTCACGACCGAAGAAATCGCGCGGGCCTTTCTCTCTACCCCGTCCACCCTGGCCCAGCGGATCGTCCGCGCCAAGGCGAAGATCCGCGATGCGCGCATCCCCTATGAAGTGCCGCCACCGTCAGATTTTCCTGACCGACTGGATATGGTGCTGCATGTCGTCTATCTCGTCTTCAACGAGGGGTACTCGGCTTCGTTCGGTCCCTCACTGACACGGGCCGATCTCTCCGGTGAAGCGATTCGCCTTGGCCGGCTCCTTTTGCAACTGTTACCTGAACCGGAAGTCATGGGCCTCCTGGCTCTGATGCTGTTGCACGAATCGCGACGCACCGCACGCACATCGACAACAGGAGATCTCGTGCTGCTGGAACAACAGGATCGGTCATTATGGAATCGTGGTCACATTCAAGAAGGTGTGACACTGATCGAACGAGCGCTGGTCTCACGGCGCTTTGGGCCATATACGCTGCAGGCAGCGATTGCCGCGGTCCATGCCGAGGCACCCGGCACCATTGAAACGGATTGGGCTCAAATCGTCGCGCTCTACGACCTCTTGCTGAGAGTGGAGCCGTCGCCGATCGTCGAGCTCAATCGAGCAGTGGCGGTCGCTATGCGTGATGGGCCGGAGAACGGCTTGGAGTTGGTCGATGAACTCCTGGCCCGTGGCGAGTTGGCGAACTATCACCTGGCACACGCTGCACGGGCCGATCTCTGCCGACGACTGGGAAAGAACGCGGAGTCCCGTGCCTCGTACGAAAAGGCTCTCGCTCTCACCAAACAGGAACCGGAACGACGGTTCTTGGAGAAGCGCTTGGCCGAGTTGGGCGTGAAGAGTACAGAGCAGAAATAG
- a CDS encoding efflux RND transporter periplasmic adaptor subunit gives MNKNNWIGSVLLVTVVILIGVGLAAWKYESFQSEQAGSANQPEPMEAVTIAVAHAIDHRQATTSIGTVLALRSITLKNELAGTVREVRLTPGQIVEAGTLLVALDVSVEEAELRAQEAQAALTKTVLNRRQNLSHELATTQEEVDRARADLDIAQAQIARTKAIIARKTIRAPFRARVGMADVHPGQYLDEGTLLTTLQGVGEAVHVDFTVAQQVATGLRVGETVEVFAAGDSPVIQAKIVALDSRVDPTTRNALVRARIEGIRSIPAPGASVRVRIPVGPARNLVAIPVSALRKGPGGDQVFIIAPDKDGRTRVHARHVESGPMIGDEIVIYTGVTPGERVAALGSFKLRDGILVAIADTAANPPQEHREAEKP, from the coding sequence GTGAATAAAAACAATTGGATCGGATCAGTTCTCCTCGTCACCGTGGTGATCCTCATCGGGGTCGGTCTAGCAGCCTGGAAGTACGAATCATTCCAGAGCGAGCAGGCCGGTTCGGCCAATCAGCCTGAGCCAATGGAGGCGGTGACGATCGCTGTGGCACACGCCATCGACCACCGCCAGGCCACCACGTCGATCGGAACGGTCCTCGCATTGCGTTCGATCACGCTGAAGAACGAATTGGCCGGAACGGTTCGGGAAGTCCGACTGACGCCCGGGCAGATCGTCGAAGCGGGCACACTGTTGGTCGCGCTGGATGTCTCGGTCGAGGAGGCTGAACTTCGGGCGCAAGAGGCCCAAGCCGCACTCACGAAGACGGTCCTCAATCGCAGGCAAAACCTCAGCCATGAACTCGCCACGACCCAAGAAGAAGTAGATCGCGCGCGCGCAGACCTGGATATCGCACAGGCCCAGATCGCGCGCACTAAGGCGATCATCGCCCGCAAGACTATCCGTGCCCCATTCCGGGCGCGTGTCGGCATGGCGGATGTGCATCCCGGTCAATACCTGGATGAAGGAACACTTCTGACAACCCTTCAGGGCGTTGGTGAAGCGGTGCACGTCGACTTCACGGTTGCGCAACAGGTGGCAACGGGTTTACGCGTCGGCGAGACCGTCGAAGTATTCGCGGCCGGTGATTCCCCCGTCATCCAGGCGAAGATCGTCGCCCTCGACTCACGAGTCGATCCGACGACTCGGAACGCGTTGGTGCGCGCCAGAATTGAGGGGATCCGAAGTATCCCCGCGCCCGGAGCCTCGGTACGCGTTCGAATCCCGGTCGGCCCCGCACGGAACCTCGTGGCCATCCCGGTCAGCGCGCTCCGCAAGGGGCCGGGAGGAGACCAGGTGTTCATCATCGCACCAGATAAAGATGGCCGGACAAGAGTCCATGCCCGCCACGTCGAAAGCGGACCGATGATCGGCGACGAGATCGTCATCTATACCGGCGTGACTCCCGGCGAGCGGGTCGCCGCTTTGGGCTCCTTTAAGCTCCGCGATGGGATCCTGGTTGCGATCGCGGACACCGCTGCGAATCCGCCCCAAGAGCATCGCGAGGCGGAGAAACCGTAA
- a CDS encoding methyltransferase domain-containing protein, which produces MNQIVPYKRFGVLLVAVLCLAGCAESTYQRLNDPSRDAWQKPQGVVEKLSIAPGSRVADLGAGGGYFTWHLAKAVGARGTVYAVEVNETALNMIFKEMVARGTPNVRPVRAEPHDPRLPEPVDLVFSCDTYHQMEDRVAYFRSLGSSLKPGGRVAILDFHPRGLVAGLFGHRTAKEDVRLEMEAAGYRLLNDYNLLEQQHFQVFAKHEG; this is translated from the coding sequence ATGAACCAAATAGTCCCCTACAAACGATTTGGAGTACTGCTGGTCGCAGTTCTCTGTCTGGCCGGTTGCGCCGAGTCAACGTATCAGCGTCTGAATGATCCCTCTCGGGACGCGTGGCAGAAGCCGCAAGGAGTGGTTGAAAAACTGTCAATCGCCCCCGGGTCACGGGTTGCAGACTTAGGCGCCGGCGGAGGCTATTTCACGTGGCATCTAGCCAAAGCGGTCGGCGCACGAGGAACCGTTTACGCCGTTGAAGTCAACGAGACGGCACTGAACATGATCTTCAAGGAAATGGTCGCCCGAGGGACTCCAAACGTGCGGCCGGTCCGAGCCGAACCCCACGATCCCAGACTTCCCGAGCCTGTCGACCTGGTATTCAGTTGCGATACGTACCATCAGATGGAAGATCGAGTGGCCTATTTTCGTTCCCTTGGGTCGTCGCTGAAGCCCGGGGGGCGAGTGGCAATTCTCGACTTTCATCCCCGCGGACTCGTCGCCGGTCTGTTCGGCCACAGAACCGCAAAAGAAGATGTTCGACTCGAAATGGAAGCAGCCGGCTACCGGCTCTTGAACGACTACAACCTACTGGAGCAGCAGCATTTCCAGGTGTTCGCGAAGCACGAAGGGTGA
- a CDS encoding CBS domain-containing protein, whose amino-acid sequence MTTRTASTKQRISLDRSIERMRKQLAELATFLGRGTPTRNLEEFDLDTERLIGDLLGQTSDLLNAYEYAELGEAAGLVNMTDEAPESAGMDGQRYSMLQRSRVLESCVSELEARRVTEPKGVKASRRTLIGPQVVEHMTPEIQSLSQEASLREAGQMMQKWKVGSLLLTDDQSYVGFITDSILAREVVANGVNANTAQAKACMRKPVVAIAGDRPIIDAVRLMKEQATRHLAVTQDGQIIGIISVSNILRYYSGVV is encoded by the coding sequence ATGACCACACGCACCGCTTCCACAAAACAACGGATCTCGCTTGATCGCAGTATCGAACGCATGCGCAAACAGCTGGCTGAACTGGCCACGTTTCTGGGCAGGGGCACACCGACCCGTAATTTGGAAGAGTTCGATCTGGACACGGAGCGATTGATCGGCGATCTCCTTGGCCAGACCTCCGATCTCCTCAATGCCTATGAATATGCTGAACTGGGTGAGGCGGCTGGCCTTGTGAACATGACGGACGAAGCACCGGAAAGCGCCGGTATGGACGGTCAACGATACAGCATGCTCCAGCGGAGCCGGGTGTTGGAAAGCTGCGTCTCGGAATTGGAAGCCCGCCGCGTGACCGAACCGAAAGGAGTGAAGGCCAGTCGGCGGACCCTGATCGGACCCCAAGTGGTGGAGCACATGACTCCCGAGATCCAGAGTCTCTCGCAAGAAGCCAGCCTGCGGGAGGCGGGACAGATGATGCAGAAATGGAAAGTGGGCTCGCTGCTTCTGACCGACGACCAATCGTACGTGGGGTTCATCACGGATTCGATTCTTGCGCGTGAAGTGGTCGCCAACGGCGTCAACGCGAATACCGCACAGGCCAAAGCGTGCATGCGCAAACCGGTGGTGGCCATTGCAGGCGATCGTCCGATCATCGATGCCGTGCGGCTTATGAAGGAGCAGGCCACCCGGCACCTCGCCGTCACGCAAGACGGACAGATTATCGGCATCATCTCGGTCTCCAATATTCTGCGATACTACTCCGGTGTCGTCTAA